A genomic stretch from Pyxidicoccus trucidator includes:
- a CDS encoding alpha/beta fold hydrolase has protein sequence MSLVSLHASTSTGAPVFLVHGVMGTVLPYRELAVRLGADRPCIGIEARGVDGRQEPLDCVEALAAAYLDEVRARGAPARWLLAGWSFGGLVAYEMAVQLGRAGIPACAALLDTQALLDPKRHTRPPRKEIASGLDRHLERAGVPREDLLAVERLRTTYVAHVEALLRYHPGRFTGPLTVIHAGQGLPTEDATLGFGAVAGGPVRTHGVAGDHDSLLAPPHVDAVSGVLRDFFASFDPDR, from the coding sequence GTGAGCCTCGTGTCCCTCCACGCGTCCACCTCCACTGGCGCGCCCGTCTTCCTCGTCCATGGGGTGATGGGCACGGTGCTCCCCTACCGCGAGCTCGCGGTGCGGCTCGGCGCCGACCGGCCCTGCATCGGCATCGAGGCCCGAGGCGTGGATGGCCGGCAGGAGCCGCTCGACTGTGTCGAGGCCCTGGCCGCGGCCTACCTCGACGAGGTTCGCGCCCGGGGCGCGCCGGCCCGGTGGCTGCTGGCCGGCTGGTCCTTCGGCGGCCTGGTGGCGTACGAGATGGCCGTCCAGTTGGGCCGCGCTGGCATCCCCGCGTGCGCGGCGCTGCTGGACACCCAGGCCCTGCTGGATCCGAAGCGGCACACGCGTCCGCCGCGCAAGGAGATTGCCTCGGGCCTGGACCGGCACCTGGAGCGCGCGGGCGTGCCGCGCGAGGACCTGCTGGCGGTGGAGCGCCTGCGCACGACCTACGTCGCGCATGTGGAGGCGCTGCTGCGCTACCACCCCGGGCGCTTCACGGGGCCGCTGACCGTCATCCATGCCGGCCAGGGGCTCCCGACGGAGGACGCCACGCTGGGCTTCGGCGCGGTCGCGGGTGGGCCGGTGCGGACGCACGGCGTCGCGGGCGACCATGACTCCCTGCTGGCGCCTCCGCACGTGGACGCCGTCTCCGGCGTGCTGCGTGACTTCTTCGCCTCGTTCGACCCGGACCGATGA